The DNA sequence ATCAGCTGTAGCATCCTGGTACTGCTGATACTCGGCCACAAGATCGTTCATATTACTCTCTGCCTCAGTAAACTCCATTTCATCCATTCCCTCGCCAGTGTACCAATGCAAGAAAGCTTTACGCCTAAACATGGCAGTAAATTGCTCACTAACACGCCTGAACATCTCCTGGATTGAAGTAGAGTTTCCAATGAAAGTAGATGCCATTTTCAGGCCCTTAGGAGGGATGTC is a window from the Primulina huaijiensis isolate GDHJ02 unplaced genomic scaffold, ASM1229523v2 scaffold189584, whole genome shotgun sequence genome containing:
- the LOC140965986 gene encoding uncharacterized protein → YSATRSFILLSASVNSISSIPSPVYQCKKALRLNMAVNCSLTRLNISWIEVEFPMKVDAIFRPLGGMSQTLDLTLF